TACTTTCTTTGTCCCCACTTCCCAATTTTCCTTCCCTCCACTGATCCCCCATTTTTCTCCCACAATCGAGAGCCATTCTTACTTCCACAACCAAGTTAGTTATTAAAATATAACAACTCGCAATGAGCAATTGTAAatagtttagtttgtttttgaaataaaattattattacattaataattttgaatttgtctttttatatttttcatggaatatatgcatcatttgtacttgttggtgaatttttttttcgcttaaaaaattagaaaaagagtaggtaaaaaattttagtgttgaTTTTGCCCCATTAAGaattttttctggctccgccgCCGTCACAAATGTATTTCCCCAGTGGCGACTTCTAAAGTGAATGGTGCTGGAAAAAAGATAAAGCATATTGCAACTAACTACTAGCAAACTTGAAGAAAACTCAATGATCTGACAATGACAGAATAGTGAAAGTGCATTATACAGTAGTGCTTTCAATCTTATTACCAACCGAAAATTCAGACTCAGAATCATATGAGGTCCCACCCCGAAAAGCTATTTACCCGTTCTTTGGAAATTTACTCAGCCATGACAAGTCCAATCCTTATATAATGATCCCAGGTTCGATTGGCTTAGGCCAAGCACAGAGATGCTGCACCAATTCTGCAACTTCAATACCAACAGCTGATCACACTTGTTATCAAGCCGTGAGCTGGAGGGAATAGGACACACAAACATGAGAAGCATATGGGCGATGCTGATTCTATTAGTCACTCTTCAATGTACATTTCTCCCATGTCATATTGACTCTAGAATTCTTCTTTCCACTCATGCAGCAGAGAATGAGATTGCAAGCCCTGAAGTTCCCTGGAAATCTGATCCATGGGAGAGCATAAGAAGCCACTTTGGCAGGAGATTCAGAATGCGTTACCTAGCTTCTGGCCCAAATGGAAGGGGCACCGGGCACGagtgaaatttgtttctacttgGAGTTTGCCAATGAAAGTTGATTTCCATTTCCTTTTCAGTGTTCGAATAGAGTCCAACAATGAACTGCTGCATGTTATGCGCATTCCATTTTATGGATCAAGAAAATTCTTATCAAGTAACTGCCCTACTCAGCAAGCAATTGCTGACGAGTCTTTTATCTTTTTCACGTTGCAATAGCTATTATCAGAACTAGCTATTTCAGAAtcattctgatttttttttttttggttacaaCCATGTAATAGCAGAAGTATTCTTTTAGTTTATCTCCATAGGAAGTTTTTCCTTGATCTTTTTCGTGTATTTATTTTAGCCTCTGAAAGGTCCTTCAGACTTGGTCGGATTCAAGTTTCTAGCTTTCTAGTCAAAGCTGTAAAAGAGGTAGCAACACCGATATGAGGAATCTCATTCCCTTCCTAAAAATTGCTAAACTTAATAAGTTTTTGGTAGTAGCTCAGCTTGCATTCCTTAAAAATTGAACAACTTGCTAATGCACTACGGGAAAGATTCAAAACATTTCTCAAACAGCAGTTGGGATCCTCTGTACTACTACTCGGTGCCAAATTCAGTGCCAATCCCACTTATCACGTGATGatagaagaaatttaaataaatagcacatgacaaattaaataaacaagACACTTGACATAAATATAGAAGTGACACTGAATTGCCACTGAAAAAGTGGCACTGAGGATCCCGTGTGCTCAAACAGGCAATGGATCTACACGGTTACAGCAAGGTAAGAAGAGCAATGCTGAGTAATTTTACAAGCTATTTATTGTTTTATTGACTACTTCTCTCGAGAGACTGCAATGGAACTTCAGTTCTCAAAGCTAGAATGTAATCATTTGTACATCATCTAGCATCCTCCATCCTTAGCTGAGAGAACACCTCACTAGGATTTGTGCTACTTCTCTCAATATTAGCATCTGAGCCAATTTCATCTTCACTACTCATGGCAATGCTGTGAGAAGGCAAGCGGCGAATTACTGGCAATGGCAAGTTGTTGGAAACATCCGTGTTGCTGCCCTCATACGATTGTTCTGGAACTGCAGTGTGCTGAAGCTGCAATGCATACTCAAGATCCCACAACACATCAGCCATATTAGGCCTATCAACTCCACATTCTTTTAAACACTTCTCAACAGTTTCCCCATATCTGCTCAATGAATTCCAGTTGATCTTACCAACAAGAAAAGGGTCaatgattttgtgaagttcTCCTTCCATTAGACAAGACATTCCCCAGTCAGCCAGGTTTACTTGCTGCCTGGGAAGCGAGTTGTCAATGGCTGGCCTTGCACAAAGCACTTCAAGAAGTACAACTCCAAAACAGTGCACATCAGATTTTTTAGTTAATTGAAGGCATCTAAAGTACTCAGGGTCAAGATAACCAAAGCTGTCTTTCACCTCTGTACTGACATGGCTTTGTTCAAGAGGACCTAATCTTGAAATACCAAAATCGGCAACTTTAGCCACATAATGCACATCTAGCAGAATATTTGTTGACTTCACATCCCTGTGAATAATTGAACCACCTAGACCAGTATGAAGGTAGTGTAGACCTTTTGCTGCATCAATGCACAATTGAAGCCTTCTATTCCAAGATAATCCAGATACTGAAGTTGATTTCCCAGATTCTTCCTTAGGAGTGTACAGATGGTCTCTCAGAGTCCCCTTCTCCATGAACTCAAAAACTAGTGCCATCTCTGATCTTTCATAGCAGTATCCAATCAAAGAAACCAGATGGCGGTGGCGAATTTTGGACATGACCATTATCTCAGTTTGGAATTCTGGAAGCCCCTGCGTTCGTCCTGGTTCACTTCTTTTAACAGCAACTTTTGTTCCATCCCTCAGAGTACCTTTGTAGACTTTGCCAAAACCCCCTTCACCGACAATCAGTTTCTCATCAAAGTTCTTTGTGGCGTACAGAATTTCACCAAAAGGCATCTTCAGGCCAAGATTTAAATTCGGAAGAAGGG
This sequence is a window from Coffea eugenioides isolate CCC68of chromosome 7, Ceug_1.0, whole genome shotgun sequence. Protein-coding genes within it:
- the LOC113778546 gene encoding probable receptor-like protein kinase At2g23200 — protein: MDLNAGSSYSKSTDRNTDGSLLPNLNLGLKMPFGEILYATKNFDEKLIVGEGGFGKVYKGTLRDGTKVAVKRSEPGRTQGLPEFQTEIMVMSKIRHRHLVSLIGYCYERSEMALVFEFMEKGTLRDHLYTPKEESGKSTSVSGLSWNRRLQLCIDAAKGLHYLHTGLGGSIIHRDVKSTNILLDVHYVAKVADFGISRLGPLEQSHVSTEVKDSFGYLDPEYFRCLQLTKKSDVHCFGVVLLEVLCARPAIDNSLPRQQVNLADWGMSCLMEGELHKIIDPFLVGKINWNSLSRYGETVEKCLKECGVDRPNMADVLWDLEYALQLQHTAVPEQSYEGSNTDVSNNLPLPVIRRLPSHSIAMSSEDEIGSDANIERSSTNPSEVFSQLRMEDAR